The DNA sequence CTGAAAAAGCTAAAGTAAGCGAGGCAACTATTCATGTTAGAGTTAAAAGATTAATCAGTAAAGGTGTTATAAAAGGATTTAAAGCAATTATTGATCCTAAACAAGTTGGTAAAGGTACAACAGCTTTTGTACTAATTAAAGCTGATCAAAGAGCATTTGCAAATGCTATAAACAAAATTAAAAAAATAGAGAATGTTTATGAAGTGCATGATGTTACTGGAAGCTATTATGCAATATTAAAGGTTAGAGTTAAAGATACTGAGGAGCTTGCTTCTTTAATAGATAAAATAGGTTCTATAGATGGAGTTACAGCTACAGAAACAGCTGTTGTTTTAAGAAGTTTAAAAGAAGAGTTAACGATAAAACTTTAAAGTTTTAATTTCCCTGTTAGAATATCTTTAAGAGCTTCAATATAATCTTCTGGAACACCAACATCCCGCCAGTAACCATCGTAAATAAAACCATAAAGTTTCCCTTCTTCAGCTAGCTTTGGAAAAACATCTTTTTCTAAAGATACTTTTTTTCCTTTATTTATATAGTTAAATATTTCTTGAGAGAAAGCATAGATTCCAGCATTTATTAAACCGCTTTTAGCTTCAGAAGGTTTTTCAATAAATTTTGTTACGCGTCCTTCTTCATCAATTTCAACAAGCCCATATCTTAAAGGTTCTTTATATTTAGTTAAAGTTAATGTAGCTACACCACCTTTTTCTTTATGGTACACTAAAAGTTTATCTAAATCAAGTTTATCAAAAATTATGTCCCCATTTAAAGTTATGAAATGCCCATTAATTAATTCTTCAGCATTTTTTACAGCTCCTCCAGTGTCTAAAGGATCTTTTTCAAAGCTATATAAGATTTTTACATCAAATCTTTGTCCATTAGAAAAGTATTTAATAATTTGTTCTTGAAGGTAACCTACAGCTAAAATTATT is a window from the Candidatus Bathyarchaeota archaeon genome containing:
- a CDS encoding Lrp/AsnC family transcriptional regulator, with the protein product MLQEDARISFKEIAEKAKVSEATIHVRVKRLISKGVIKGFKAIIDPKQVGKGTTAFVLIKADQRAFANAINKIKKIENVYEVHDVTGSYYAILKVRVKDTEELASLIDKIGSIDGVTATETAVVLRSLKEELTIKL
- a CDS encoding nucleotidyltransferase family protein, with amino-acid sequence MKKRFCMTLDEELMNKLWRYIDGVKLKNRSQAVEFFIKLGIQNYRVERSALILCGGLGVNLRPLTFITPKPMLPIGYQPLLQYQIEYLKKYEFDRIILAVGYLQEQIIKYFSNGQRFDVKILYSFEKDPLDTGGAVKNAEELINGHFITLNGDIIFDKLDLDKLLVYHKEKGGVATLTLTKYKEPLRYGLVEIDEEGRVTKFIEKPSEAKSGLINAGIYAFSQEIFNYINKGKKVSLEKDVFPKLAEEGKLYGFIYDGYWRDVGVPEDYIEALKDILTGKLKL